One stretch of Eupeodes corollae chromosome 2, idEupCoro1.1, whole genome shotgun sequence DNA includes these proteins:
- the LOC129945955 gene encoding B-box type zinc finger protein ncl-1 isoform X3, whose amino-acid sequence MASTDEISNGIFGTFDNNKIIETETAAQLLDEAVDNLTLQTATAMFSEVFESNSKGDELESSPLEDACAFPDGMEKNCKICSLRLVSPRVLSCLHVFCEGCLAKILLDENGSGDPPLKNSIECPTCKQVTPVGPKGVESLTCDYILTNILDLSSIESEMLSCTSCKSKEKAISRCNDCANFLCGGCDNAHKYMRCFENHEVVKLEDLQKTTEKVTIHKPLFCNVHTSENLKYYCHNCQIPLCNDCLIADHKSSEHHYEMIGHAEKEVRLHIEELMKEAKSKVQYCDSAASKLSSDLTELQSQHDTARDLIEESFQSFKAVLEKCRDQSLKELGKLHSERELKIMDLLQNIENTMGKIDGVCTFTKRVLEKANAAEFLSMKKLIAKQFINLINNTPKCDVNYSLEFDTKFDKFEQLAHDTFGKFRTESTPPSPKESTPPPTLPGMPPSLMTRNIMTNNSQNALASSVTASSPISLPTSMQSSFDGDLSVLGNGFMMPSVLSPDSPPQHPMGGGGPLSSNGNVGPPPVVGVGNGGPPPASISMLEYNLQRLANLAENTPDGLSDAMVAAGNPSQGQQTQSITLADILSGDQRAFNNLQALAKLGLNGNDFCLPPATSPSLSTLAPLSDDMSITNFHGGINVTGRNKATPMQIRSKFGSLGTAKGQFNSPHGFCLGVDEEIIVADTNNHRIEVFEKNGQLKFHFGVPGKDEGQLWYPRKVAVMNTNGKFVVCDRGNERSRMQIFSKCGHFMRKIAIRYIDIVAGLAVTSKGHIVAVDSVSPTVFVISEEGELVRWFDCSDYMREPSDIAIRDNDFYVCDFKGHCVAVFKEDGVFQYRIGNEKVTCFPNGIDISNAGDILIGDSHGNRFHVACYSREGILQSEFECPHVKVSRCCGLKITSEGYVVTLAKNNHHVLVLNTLYVH is encoded by the exons ATGGCATCAACCGACGAAATTTCCAACGGTATTTTTGGTACTTTtgacaataacaaaataatagaaacggaAACTGCTGCTCAACTATTGGACGAGGCTGTTGATAATTTGACTCTTCAAACGGCAACGGCCATGTTTAGTGAGGTGTTTGAAAGCAATAGCAAGGGGGACGAATTGGAGTCGTCCCCATTGGAAGATGCTTGTGCGTTCCCTGATGGAATGGAAAAGAATTGCAAGATTTGCtc GCTAAGATTGGTCTCGCCGAGAGTCCTGTCATGTCTTCATGTGTTTTGTGAAGGATGTTTGGCTAAGATTTTGTTGGATGAGAACGGTTCAGGTGATCCACCGCTCAAGAATTCTATTGAGTGTCCAACTTGCAAGCAAGTTACTCCG GTTGGACCTAAGGGTGTAGAATCCTTGACATGCGATTACATTCTGACTAATATCTTGGATTTATCCTCCATCGAATCTGAGATGTTGTCGTGCACTTCGTGCAAGAGTAAGGAGAAGGCAATTTCCCGCTGTAATGACTGTGCAAACTTCTTGTGCGGCGGCTGCGACAACGCTCACAAATACATGCGTTGTTTTGAGAATCACGAAGTAGTCAAGTTGGAGGACTTGCAAAAGACCACCGAAAAAGTGACTATCCATAAGCCATTGTTCTGCAATGTCCACACTAGTGAGAATCTAAAATACTATTGTCACAACTGCCAAATACCATTGTGCAATGATTGCTTGATAGCCGATCACAAAAGCTCCGAACATCACTACGAGATGATTGGTCACGCCGAGAAGGAAGTTCGTCTGCACATAGAAGAGTTGATGAAAGAGGCTAAATCCAAAGTTCAGTATTGCGATTCGGCGGCATCCAAGTTGTCTAGTGATCTAACTGAGTTGCAATCGCAACACGACACAGCCAGGGATTTGATTGAAGAGTCCTTCCAGAGTTTCAAGGCTGTCCTTGAAAAGTGTCGCGATCAGTCTCTGAAGGAATTGGGAAAGTTGCACTCTGAACGCGAATTGAAGATCATGGACTTGTtgcagaatattgaaaatactATGGGAAAAATCGATGGTGTTTGCACATTTACGAAGCGTGTTCTCGAAAAAGCCAACGCTGCCGAGTTCCTCAGCATGAAGAAGCTAATAGccaaacaatttattaatttgatcAACAATACGCCAAAGTGTGATGTCAATTATTCGCTTGAGTTTGACACCAAGTTTGATAAATTCGAGCAGCTGGCCCATGATACGTTTGGCAAATTTCGCACTGAATCGACTCCACCAAGCCCAAAAGAGagcacaccaccaccaacccttCCTGGTATGCCTCCATCCTTGATGACTCGTAATATTATGACAAACAACTCGCAGAATGCATTGGCTAGCTCCGTCACAGCTAGTAGTCCAATTTCTCTACCAACATCAATGCAGTCGTCGTTCGATGGAGATTTATCAGTTCTTGGAAATGGTTTTATGATGCCTAGTGTATTGTCGCCTGATTCGCCACCACAACATCCTATGGGCGGAGGTGGTCCTCTCTCTTCCAATGGCAATGTTGGACCTCCACCAGTTGTTGGCGTGGGCAATGGTGGTCCACCACCAGCTTCGATCAGTatgcttgaatataatttgcaacGTTTGGCTAATTTGGCTGAAAATACCCCCGATGGGTTGTCTGATGCTATGGTGGCTGCTGGAAATCCATCACAGGGACAACAAACCCAATCTATTACATTGGCTGACATTCTTTCTGGGGATCAGAGGGCATTCAATAATCTTCAGGCACTTGCTAAACTTGGATTAAATGGCAatg ATTTTTGCCTACCACCGGCCACATCGCCAAGTCTATCAACACTTGCTCCACTCTCTGATGACATGAGCATTACAAATTTCCATGGAGGCATTAATGTGACTGGTCGCAATAAGGCTACTCCAATGCAGATTCGTTCCAAATTCGGATCATTGGGTACTGCTAAAGGACAATTTAATTCACCTCATGGCTTTTGCTTGGGCGTAGATGAAGAAATTATAGTTGCAGACACAAACAATCATCGAATtgaggtttttgaaaagaatggaCAGTTGAAGTTCCATTTCGGTGTGCCTGGTAAAGATGAGGGACAATTGTGGTATCCCCGAAAGGTAGCTGTTATGAATACCAATGGAAAGTTTGTTGTTTGTGATCGTGGAAATGAACGATCTCGTATGCAGATATTCTCGAAGTGTGGACACTTTATGCGAAAAATTGCCATAAG ATACATCGATATTGTTGCTGGATTGGCTGTGACATCAAAGGGACATATTGTTGCTGTGGATAGTGTTTCCCcaactgtttttgttatttctgAAGAAGGAGAATTGGTGCGCTGGTTTGATTGCAGCGATTATATGAGAGAACCTTCCGACATAGCAATAAGAG acaacgATTTTTATGTATGTGATTTCAAAGGACACTGTGTTGCTGTATTTAAGGAAGATGGAGTCTTCCAATATCGCATTGGAAACGAAAAAGTAACTTGTTTCCCTAATGGAATTGATATATCAAACGCAGGCGATATTTTAATTGGAGATTCGCACGGAAATCGCTTCCATGTTGCTTGCTATTCACGAGAAGGTATTTTACAATCAGAATTCGAGTGCCCACATGTAAAG gtTTCTCGATGCTGTGGTCTTAAAATAACATCCGAGGGCTATGTTGTTACACTAGCCAAAAATAATCATCATGTTTTAGTGCTTAATACTCTTTATGTTCactga
- the LOC129945955 gene encoding tripartite motif-containing protein 2 isoform X1, with protein MASTDEISNGIFGTFDNNKIIETETAAQLLDEAVDNLTLQTATAMFSEVFESNSKGDELESSPLEDACAFPDGMEKNCKICSLRLVSPRVLSCLHVFCEGCLAKILLDENGSGDPPLKNSIECPTCKQVTPVGPKGVESLTCDYILTNILDLSSIESEMLSCTSCKSKEKAISRCNDCANFLCGGCDNAHKYMRCFENHEVVKLEDLQKTTEKVTIHKPLFCNVHTSENLKYYCHNCQIPLCNDCLIADHKSSEHHYEMIGHAEKEVRLHIEELMKEAKSKVQYCDSAASKLSSDLTELQSQHDTARDLIEESFQSFKAVLEKCRDQSLKELGKLHSERELKIMDLLQNIENTMGKIDGVCTFTKRVLEKANAAEFLSMKKLIAKQFINLINNTPKCDVNYSLEFDTKFDKFEQLAHDTFGKFRTESTPPSPKESTPPPTLPGMPPSLMTRNIMTNNSQNALASSVTASSPISLPTSMQSSFDGDLSVLGNGFMMPSVLSPDSPPQHPMGGGGPLSSNGNVGPPPVVGVGNGGPPPASISMLEYNLQRLANLAENTPDGLSDAMVAAGNPSQGQQTQSITLADILSGDQRAFNNLQALAKLGLNGNDFHTDMTSNQLLPSGPSPGIDCLLPDFCLPPATSPSLSTLAPLSDDMSITNFHGGINVTGRNKATPMQIRSKFGSLGTAKGQFNSPHGFCLGVDEEIIVADTNNHRIEVFEKNGQLKFHFGVPGKDEGQLWYPRKVAVMNTNGKFVVCDRGNERSRMQIFSKCGHFMRKIAIRYIDIVAGLAVTSKGHIVAVDSVSPTVFVISEEGELVRWFDCSDYMREPSDIAIRDNDFYVCDFKGHCVAVFKEDGVFQYRIGNEKVTCFPNGIDISNAGDILIGDSHGNRFHVACYSREGILQSEFECPHVKVSRCCGLKITSEGYVVTLAKNNHHVLVLNTLYVH; from the exons ATGGCATCAACCGACGAAATTTCCAACGGTATTTTTGGTACTTTtgacaataacaaaataatagaaacggaAACTGCTGCTCAACTATTGGACGAGGCTGTTGATAATTTGACTCTTCAAACGGCAACGGCCATGTTTAGTGAGGTGTTTGAAAGCAATAGCAAGGGGGACGAATTGGAGTCGTCCCCATTGGAAGATGCTTGTGCGTTCCCTGATGGAATGGAAAAGAATTGCAAGATTTGCtc GCTAAGATTGGTCTCGCCGAGAGTCCTGTCATGTCTTCATGTGTTTTGTGAAGGATGTTTGGCTAAGATTTTGTTGGATGAGAACGGTTCAGGTGATCCACCGCTCAAGAATTCTATTGAGTGTCCAACTTGCAAGCAAGTTACTCCG GTTGGACCTAAGGGTGTAGAATCCTTGACATGCGATTACATTCTGACTAATATCTTGGATTTATCCTCCATCGAATCTGAGATGTTGTCGTGCACTTCGTGCAAGAGTAAGGAGAAGGCAATTTCCCGCTGTAATGACTGTGCAAACTTCTTGTGCGGCGGCTGCGACAACGCTCACAAATACATGCGTTGTTTTGAGAATCACGAAGTAGTCAAGTTGGAGGACTTGCAAAAGACCACCGAAAAAGTGACTATCCATAAGCCATTGTTCTGCAATGTCCACACTAGTGAGAATCTAAAATACTATTGTCACAACTGCCAAATACCATTGTGCAATGATTGCTTGATAGCCGATCACAAAAGCTCCGAACATCACTACGAGATGATTGGTCACGCCGAGAAGGAAGTTCGTCTGCACATAGAAGAGTTGATGAAAGAGGCTAAATCCAAAGTTCAGTATTGCGATTCGGCGGCATCCAAGTTGTCTAGTGATCTAACTGAGTTGCAATCGCAACACGACACAGCCAGGGATTTGATTGAAGAGTCCTTCCAGAGTTTCAAGGCTGTCCTTGAAAAGTGTCGCGATCAGTCTCTGAAGGAATTGGGAAAGTTGCACTCTGAACGCGAATTGAAGATCATGGACTTGTtgcagaatattgaaaatactATGGGAAAAATCGATGGTGTTTGCACATTTACGAAGCGTGTTCTCGAAAAAGCCAACGCTGCCGAGTTCCTCAGCATGAAGAAGCTAATAGccaaacaatttattaatttgatcAACAATACGCCAAAGTGTGATGTCAATTATTCGCTTGAGTTTGACACCAAGTTTGATAAATTCGAGCAGCTGGCCCATGATACGTTTGGCAAATTTCGCACTGAATCGACTCCACCAAGCCCAAAAGAGagcacaccaccaccaacccttCCTGGTATGCCTCCATCCTTGATGACTCGTAATATTATGACAAACAACTCGCAGAATGCATTGGCTAGCTCCGTCACAGCTAGTAGTCCAATTTCTCTACCAACATCAATGCAGTCGTCGTTCGATGGAGATTTATCAGTTCTTGGAAATGGTTTTATGATGCCTAGTGTATTGTCGCCTGATTCGCCACCACAACATCCTATGGGCGGAGGTGGTCCTCTCTCTTCCAATGGCAATGTTGGACCTCCACCAGTTGTTGGCGTGGGCAATGGTGGTCCACCACCAGCTTCGATCAGTatgcttgaatataatttgcaacGTTTGGCTAATTTGGCTGAAAATACCCCCGATGGGTTGTCTGATGCTATGGTGGCTGCTGGAAATCCATCACAGGGACAACAAACCCAATCTATTACATTGGCTGACATTCTTTCTGGGGATCAGAGGGCATTCAATAATCTTCAGGCACTTGCTAAACTTGGATTAAATGGCAatg ATTTTCACACAGACATGACATCTAATCAACTTTTACCGAGTGGACCTTCACCAGGCATTGATTGTTTATTGCCAGATTTTTGCCTACCACCGGCCACATCGCCAAGTCTATCAACACTTGCTCCACTCTCTGATGACATGAGCATTACAAATTTCCATGGAGGCATTAATGTGACTGGTCGCAATAAGGCTACTCCAATGCAGATTCGTTCCAAATTCGGATCATTGGGTACTGCTAAAGGACAATTTAATTCACCTCATGGCTTTTGCTTGGGCGTAGATGAAGAAATTATAGTTGCAGACACAAACAATCATCGAATtgaggtttttgaaaagaatggaCAGTTGAAGTTCCATTTCGGTGTGCCTGGTAAAGATGAGGGACAATTGTGGTATCCCCGAAAGGTAGCTGTTATGAATACCAATGGAAAGTTTGTTGTTTGTGATCGTGGAAATGAACGATCTCGTATGCAGATATTCTCGAAGTGTGGACACTTTATGCGAAAAATTGCCATAAG ATACATCGATATTGTTGCTGGATTGGCTGTGACATCAAAGGGACATATTGTTGCTGTGGATAGTGTTTCCCcaactgtttttgttatttctgAAGAAGGAGAATTGGTGCGCTGGTTTGATTGCAGCGATTATATGAGAGAACCTTCCGACATAGCAATAAGAG acaacgATTTTTATGTATGTGATTTCAAAGGACACTGTGTTGCTGTATTTAAGGAAGATGGAGTCTTCCAATATCGCATTGGAAACGAAAAAGTAACTTGTTTCCCTAATGGAATTGATATATCAAACGCAGGCGATATTTTAATTGGAGATTCGCACGGAAATCGCTTCCATGTTGCTTGCTATTCACGAGAAGGTATTTTACAATCAGAATTCGAGTGCCCACATGTAAAG gtTTCTCGATGCTGTGGTCTTAAAATAACATCCGAGGGCTATGTTGTTACACTAGCCAAAAATAATCATCATGTTTTAGTGCTTAATACTCTTTATGTTCactga
- the LOC129945955 gene encoding brain tumor protein isoform X2 produces the protein MASTDEISNGIFGTFDNNKIIETETAAQLLDEAVDNLTLQTATAMFSEVFESNSKGDELESSPLEDACAFPDGMEKNCKICSLRLVSPRVLSCLHVFCEGCLAKILLDENGSGDPPLKNSIECPTCKQVTPVGPKGVESLTCDYILTNILDLSSIESEMLSCTSCKSKEKAISRCNDCANFLCGGCDNAHKYMRCFENHEVVKLEDLQKTTEKVTIHKPLFCNVHTSENLKYYCHNCQIPLCNDCLIADHKSSEHHYEMIGHAEKEVRLHIEELMKEAKSKVQYCDSAASKLSSDLTELQSQHDTARDLIEESFQSFKAVLEKCRDQSLKELGKLHSERELKIMDLLQNIENTMGKIDGVCTFTKRVLEKANAAEFLSMKKLIAKQFINLINNTPKCDVNYSLEFDTKFDKFEQLAHDTFGKFRTESTPPSPKESTPPPTLPGMPPSLMTRNIMTNNSQNALASSVTASSPISLPTSMQSSFDGDLSVLGNGFMMPSVLSPDSPPQHPMGGGGPLSSNGNVGPPPVVGVGNGGPPPASISMLEYNLQRLANLAENTPDGLSDAMVAAGNPSQGQQTQSITLADILSGDQRAFNNLQALAKLGLNGNDMTSNQLLPSGPSPGIDCLLPDFCLPPATSPSLSTLAPLSDDMSITNFHGGINVTGRNKATPMQIRSKFGSLGTAKGQFNSPHGFCLGVDEEIIVADTNNHRIEVFEKNGQLKFHFGVPGKDEGQLWYPRKVAVMNTNGKFVVCDRGNERSRMQIFSKCGHFMRKIAIRYIDIVAGLAVTSKGHIVAVDSVSPTVFVISEEGELVRWFDCSDYMREPSDIAIRDNDFYVCDFKGHCVAVFKEDGVFQYRIGNEKVTCFPNGIDISNAGDILIGDSHGNRFHVACYSREGILQSEFECPHVKVSRCCGLKITSEGYVVTLAKNNHHVLVLNTLYVH, from the exons ATGGCATCAACCGACGAAATTTCCAACGGTATTTTTGGTACTTTtgacaataacaaaataatagaaacggaAACTGCTGCTCAACTATTGGACGAGGCTGTTGATAATTTGACTCTTCAAACGGCAACGGCCATGTTTAGTGAGGTGTTTGAAAGCAATAGCAAGGGGGACGAATTGGAGTCGTCCCCATTGGAAGATGCTTGTGCGTTCCCTGATGGAATGGAAAAGAATTGCAAGATTTGCtc GCTAAGATTGGTCTCGCCGAGAGTCCTGTCATGTCTTCATGTGTTTTGTGAAGGATGTTTGGCTAAGATTTTGTTGGATGAGAACGGTTCAGGTGATCCACCGCTCAAGAATTCTATTGAGTGTCCAACTTGCAAGCAAGTTACTCCG GTTGGACCTAAGGGTGTAGAATCCTTGACATGCGATTACATTCTGACTAATATCTTGGATTTATCCTCCATCGAATCTGAGATGTTGTCGTGCACTTCGTGCAAGAGTAAGGAGAAGGCAATTTCCCGCTGTAATGACTGTGCAAACTTCTTGTGCGGCGGCTGCGACAACGCTCACAAATACATGCGTTGTTTTGAGAATCACGAAGTAGTCAAGTTGGAGGACTTGCAAAAGACCACCGAAAAAGTGACTATCCATAAGCCATTGTTCTGCAATGTCCACACTAGTGAGAATCTAAAATACTATTGTCACAACTGCCAAATACCATTGTGCAATGATTGCTTGATAGCCGATCACAAAAGCTCCGAACATCACTACGAGATGATTGGTCACGCCGAGAAGGAAGTTCGTCTGCACATAGAAGAGTTGATGAAAGAGGCTAAATCCAAAGTTCAGTATTGCGATTCGGCGGCATCCAAGTTGTCTAGTGATCTAACTGAGTTGCAATCGCAACACGACACAGCCAGGGATTTGATTGAAGAGTCCTTCCAGAGTTTCAAGGCTGTCCTTGAAAAGTGTCGCGATCAGTCTCTGAAGGAATTGGGAAAGTTGCACTCTGAACGCGAATTGAAGATCATGGACTTGTtgcagaatattgaaaatactATGGGAAAAATCGATGGTGTTTGCACATTTACGAAGCGTGTTCTCGAAAAAGCCAACGCTGCCGAGTTCCTCAGCATGAAGAAGCTAATAGccaaacaatttattaatttgatcAACAATACGCCAAAGTGTGATGTCAATTATTCGCTTGAGTTTGACACCAAGTTTGATAAATTCGAGCAGCTGGCCCATGATACGTTTGGCAAATTTCGCACTGAATCGACTCCACCAAGCCCAAAAGAGagcacaccaccaccaacccttCCTGGTATGCCTCCATCCTTGATGACTCGTAATATTATGACAAACAACTCGCAGAATGCATTGGCTAGCTCCGTCACAGCTAGTAGTCCAATTTCTCTACCAACATCAATGCAGTCGTCGTTCGATGGAGATTTATCAGTTCTTGGAAATGGTTTTATGATGCCTAGTGTATTGTCGCCTGATTCGCCACCACAACATCCTATGGGCGGAGGTGGTCCTCTCTCTTCCAATGGCAATGTTGGACCTCCACCAGTTGTTGGCGTGGGCAATGGTGGTCCACCACCAGCTTCGATCAGTatgcttgaatataatttgcaacGTTTGGCTAATTTGGCTGAAAATACCCCCGATGGGTTGTCTGATGCTATGGTGGCTGCTGGAAATCCATCACAGGGACAACAAACCCAATCTATTACATTGGCTGACATTCTTTCTGGGGATCAGAGGGCATTCAATAATCTTCAGGCACTTGCTAAACTTGGATTAAATGGCAatg ACATGACATCTAATCAACTTTTACCGAGTGGACCTTCACCAGGCATTGATTGTTTATTGCCAGATTTTTGCCTACCACCGGCCACATCGCCAAGTCTATCAACACTTGCTCCACTCTCTGATGACATGAGCATTACAAATTTCCATGGAGGCATTAATGTGACTGGTCGCAATAAGGCTACTCCAATGCAGATTCGTTCCAAATTCGGATCATTGGGTACTGCTAAAGGACAATTTAATTCACCTCATGGCTTTTGCTTGGGCGTAGATGAAGAAATTATAGTTGCAGACACAAACAATCATCGAATtgaggtttttgaaaagaatggaCAGTTGAAGTTCCATTTCGGTGTGCCTGGTAAAGATGAGGGACAATTGTGGTATCCCCGAAAGGTAGCTGTTATGAATACCAATGGAAAGTTTGTTGTTTGTGATCGTGGAAATGAACGATCTCGTATGCAGATATTCTCGAAGTGTGGACACTTTATGCGAAAAATTGCCATAAG ATACATCGATATTGTTGCTGGATTGGCTGTGACATCAAAGGGACATATTGTTGCTGTGGATAGTGTTTCCCcaactgtttttgttatttctgAAGAAGGAGAATTGGTGCGCTGGTTTGATTGCAGCGATTATATGAGAGAACCTTCCGACATAGCAATAAGAG acaacgATTTTTATGTATGTGATTTCAAAGGACACTGTGTTGCTGTATTTAAGGAAGATGGAGTCTTCCAATATCGCATTGGAAACGAAAAAGTAACTTGTTTCCCTAATGGAATTGATATATCAAACGCAGGCGATATTTTAATTGGAGATTCGCACGGAAATCGCTTCCATGTTGCTTGCTATTCACGAGAAGGTATTTTACAATCAGAATTCGAGTGCCCACATGTAAAG gtTTCTCGATGCTGTGGTCTTAAAATAACATCCGAGGGCTATGTTGTTACACTAGCCAAAAATAATCATCATGTTTTAGTGCTTAATACTCTTTATGTTCactga